A window of the Microvirga terrae genome harbors these coding sequences:
- a CDS encoding bifunctional sugar phosphate isomerase/epimerase/4-hydroxyphenylpyruvate dioxygenase family protein codes for MRTAIATVCLSGTLSEKIEAIAAARFKGVEIFENDLLSFNGTPADVRRMVEGHGLETITFQPFRDFEGMPEPQRSKVFARAERKFDVMQELGCDLLMVCSNVSPDSLGGIERAAADFRELGERAEKRGVRVAFEALSWGRHIHDYRDAWEVVRRADHPAVGLVLDSFHILARGTDLAAIRSIPADKIFLVQMADAPRLAMDYLSWSRHYRCFPGQGDLLVDEFMLALNATGFNGLLSLEIFNDRFRAGSARSVAVDGHRSLIVMLDELRRRTGTASPDLPALPPKAICSGVEFVEFAIDERGAVEFERTLGRLGFRKAGIHRSKAVTRWRQGGINIVVNADKEGFAHSFNITHGTAVCALALRVDDAPGAVDRAVALLDQPFQQPVGPGEMTIPAVRGLGGSLLYFVDNKTGLDRLWDVDFQAVDTDDAAGAGLKAVDHVSQSMHYEEVLTWLLFYTSLLEVRKTPVQAVIDPGGVVQSQAIETADGALRFILNASQSQRTLSSRFLNDLFGSGVQHIALSTDDIFATVEQLRANGVDLLPIPDNYYDDLEVRTDLSADEVARLRACHILYDREGAAEYFQVYTGTLEGGFFFEIVERRGYQGYGATNAPIRLASQTLLTSMAAPPEM; via the coding sequence ATGCGCACAGCCATCGCCACCGTTTGCCTGAGCGGGACCCTCAGCGAAAAGATCGAGGCCATCGCGGCCGCACGGTTCAAGGGCGTGGAGATCTTCGAGAACGATCTCTTGTCCTTCAACGGCACACCGGCCGATGTGCGGCGCATGGTCGAGGGCCATGGGCTCGAGACGATCACGTTCCAGCCGTTCCGCGACTTCGAAGGCATGCCCGAGCCGCAGCGCTCCAAGGTCTTCGCCCGGGCCGAGCGCAAGTTCGACGTGATGCAGGAGCTCGGCTGCGATCTCCTCATGGTGTGCAGCAACGTCTCTCCGGATTCCCTCGGCGGGATCGAGCGGGCGGCCGCCGATTTCCGGGAACTCGGCGAACGGGCGGAAAAGCGCGGCGTGCGCGTCGCGTTCGAAGCGCTCTCCTGGGGGCGCCACATCCATGATTACCGCGACGCCTGGGAGGTGGTCCGCCGGGCCGATCATCCTGCGGTCGGGCTCGTGCTGGATTCCTTCCATATCCTCGCGCGAGGGACGGACCTCGCGGCGATCCGGTCCATTCCGGCCGACAAGATCTTCCTGGTGCAGATGGCCGATGCGCCGAGGCTCGCCATGGATTACCTGTCCTGGAGCCGGCATTACCGGTGCTTCCCCGGACAGGGCGACCTGCTTGTCGACGAGTTCATGCTCGCGCTGAACGCGACCGGCTTCAATGGGCTCCTGTCCCTGGAGATCTTCAACGACCGGTTCCGGGCGGGCTCGGCGCGCAGCGTCGCGGTCGACGGGCACAGGTCCCTGATCGTCATGCTCGACGAGCTGCGCCGGCGCACGGGCACCGCCTCCCCGGATCTGCCGGCGCTGCCGCCGAAGGCCATCTGCTCCGGGGTGGAGTTCGTCGAGTTCGCCATCGACGAACGGGGTGCGGTGGAGTTCGAGCGCACCTTGGGCCGGCTCGGCTTCCGGAAGGCCGGCATCCACCGCTCCAAGGCCGTGACGCGATGGCGACAGGGCGGGATCAACATCGTGGTCAATGCGGACAAGGAGGGCTTCGCCCATTCCTTCAACATCACGCACGGCACCGCCGTCTGCGCCCTGGCCCTGCGCGTCGACGACGCTCCGGGGGCGGTCGACCGGGCGGTCGCCCTGCTGGATCAGCCGTTCCAGCAGCCGGTCGGTCCGGGCGAGATGACCATCCCGGCCGTGCGCGGCCTCGGCGGAAGCCTTCTGTATTTCGTCGACAACAAGACCGGTCTCGACCGGCTCTGGGATGTGGATTTCCAGGCCGTCGACACCGATGACGCCGCAGGAGCTGGCCTAAAGGCGGTCGACCACGTGTCGCAATCGATGCATTACGAGGAGGTGCTGACGTGGCTGTTGTTCTACACCTCCCTGCTGGAGGTGCGGAAAACGCCCGTTCAGGCGGTGATCGATCCCGGCGGCGTGGTGCAGAGCCAAGCCATCGAGACCGCCGACGGCGCGCTGCGGTTCATCCTCAACGCATCCCAGAGCCAGCGCACGCTGTCGTCCCGTTTCCTGAACGATCTCTTCGGATCGGGCGTCCAGCACATCGCCCTGTCGACCGACGACATCTTCGCGACGGTCGAGCAACTCAGGGCGAACGGCGTCGATCTCCTGCCCATTCCGGACAACTATTATGACGATCTCGAGGTGAGAACGGACCTCTCCGCGGACGAGGTCGCGCGGCTGCGCGCCTGCCACATCCTGTATGACCGGGAGGGCGCGGCCGAATACTTCCAGGTCTATACCGGAACCCTCGAGGGCGGGTTCTTCTTCGAGATCGTCGAACGGCGCGGCTACCAGGGCTACGGCGCGACGAACGCGCCGATCCGGCTGGCGTCGCAGACGCTTCTCACGTCCATGGCGGCTCCGCCCGAGATGTGA